In Terriglobia bacterium, the following proteins share a genomic window:
- a CDS encoding DUF488 family protein — protein MPIRIVRLGSARGQGEGVRIGTVRRPPRGVPKSEFASQNWYDVWFPTLAPSVETLKLGQAATTSRHWAAFVRKYRAEMSAPEARHALALLAALSHHGNFSVGCYCENESRCHRSVLRVLLAEQGAELE, from the coding sequence ATGCCCATCCGTATCGTGAGGCTGGGAAGCGCGAGAGGCCAGGGCGAAGGGGTGCGCATCGGAACGGTCCGCCGCCCCCCGCGCGGCGTGCCCAAGTCCGAGTTCGCCTCGCAGAACTGGTACGACGTCTGGTTCCCGACCCTGGCGCCGAGCGTCGAAACGCTCAAGCTGGGACAAGCCGCCACCACGTCCCGACACTGGGCCGCCTTCGTCAGAAAGTACCGGGCTGAGATGTCGGCCCCGGAAGCGCGCCACGCCCTCGCGCTCCTCGCCGCCCTGTCCCACCACGGCAACTTCTCCGTGGGGTGCTACTGCGAGAACGAATCCCGGTGCCATCGCTCGGTGCTGCGGGTGCTCCTGGCCGAGCAGGGTGCC